Within Elizabethkingia sp. JS20170427COW, the genomic segment TCTTCTACCTGATTCTCTGCAAAATATTTTTGCAAAAATCCCATAAGCTTTGGTGTTTCCACTGTACAAAGAGCAGAAGCAATAATCTGTAGATCATCAGTTACGGCAATTCCTGTTCGGGCTTTTCCGTAATCTAAAGCCATAAGTTGTCCCATCCTGCAAATTTAGTAATTTTTTTCAGGTTATTAAAAACAAAGCTTCATAAAGCTATATCCAATCTTGAGGATGTGCTAAGACTTTTATTAATTTTTCTTCTTCTGATCCTTCCTCAGAGTGGTGGTTATACTTCCACTGTACATGAGGTGGCAAGCTCATCAAAATACTTTCTATCCTACCATTGGTTTTTAACCCGAAGTGAGTTCCTCTATCATGAATTAGGTTAAATTCCACATATCTCCCTCTTCTAATTTCTTGCCACTCTCTTTGCGCTGGGGTATAAGCTTCATTTTTGTGTTTTTCAACAATTGGGACATAGGCTTCCAAAAAGGAATCTCCCACAGAAATAACAAACTGATACCACTGCTCTACTGAAAAATCAGATGTAGGCTTTAGGTAATCGAAGAAAAGACCTCCTATCCCTCTACCTTCATTGCGATGGGCATTCCAAAAATAGGTGTCGCAATCTTTTTTATATTTTGAATAAAAATCAGGGTGATGAGGGTCACAAGCATTTTTACACACGGTATGCCAATAGATAGCATCTTCTTCATCTAGGTAATAGGGAGTAAGATCCTGGCCTCCTCCAAACCATTGCTGAACGATATTTCCGTTCTTATCATACATCTCAAAATATCTCCAATTGGCATGAGTAGTCGGCACTTTAGGGCTAGTAGGGTGAATTACCAAACTAAGACCACAAGCAAAAAAATCTCCTTCTTCTACCTGAAATGCCTTTTGCATGGCTTCGGGCAACTTACCAAAAACTCTGGATATGTTAACTCCTCCTTTCTCAAAAACGGCTCCATCTTCAATCACGCAACTTAATCCGCCACCACCGCCTTCACGTTTCCACTCATCTTTTTTAAAGTGAGCTTTACCGTCTATTTCCTCTAGTTTAGAAATAATTCTTTTTTGTAAATCTTGGATGTATCCAAAAAACTGATCTTTCATATTTTATCTTTTGACCTCAACTTCTAAAGAGCTTATCTAAA encodes:
- the hemF gene encoding oxygen-dependent coproporphyrinogen oxidase codes for the protein MKDQFFGYIQDLQKRIISKLEEIDGKAHFKKDEWKREGGGGGLSCVIEDGAVFEKGGVNISRVFGKLPEAMQKAFQVEEGDFFACGLSLVIHPTSPKVPTTHANWRYFEMYDKNGNIVQQWFGGGQDLTPYYLDEEDAIYWHTVCKNACDPHHPDFYSKYKKDCDTYFWNAHRNEGRGIGGLFFDYLKPTSDFSVEQWYQFVISVGDSFLEAYVPIVEKHKNEAYTPAQREWQEIRRGRYVEFNLIHDRGTHFGLKTNGRIESILMSLPPHVQWKYNHHSEEGSEEEKLIKVLAHPQDWI